In Arsenophonus sp. aPb, one DNA window encodes the following:
- the menC gene encoding o-succinylbenzoate synthase: MRKAAIYQFSLPMEAGIILRQQRLKSRDGFLIHLQENGSQGWGEISPLPQFSVETLEMAQGALQTGLRDWCQGAAIKECDIPSVAFGLSCAQAELMAELPEITHYPKAPLCTGDLDELILQLNAASSEKVAKVKVGFYESVRDGMVVNLLLDAVASLRLRLDANRSWNQSQAAAFAKYIKPANRARIDFIEEPCKTMHDSLAFAHQTGIAIAWDESVREPGFQLKKQPGVSAIIVKPTLLGSLNRCKQLIDDARALGLETVISSSLESSFGLTQLARIASWLTPQTVPGLDTLSLHQAQLVRQWPESSLPLIGLNELERIWQHE, encoded by the coding sequence ATGCGTAAGGCGGCAATATATCAATTTAGTCTACCAATGGAAGCCGGGATTATATTACGACAGCAACGATTAAAATCCCGTGATGGTTTTCTTATTCATTTACAGGAAAATGGTTCTCAAGGCTGGGGTGAAATTTCACCTTTACCGCAGTTTAGTGTTGAAACATTGGAAATGGCTCAAGGGGCACTACAAACGGGCTTGCGTGATTGGTGTCAGGGGGCAGCAATAAAAGAATGTGATATTCCATCAGTGGCTTTTGGGCTCAGTTGTGCACAGGCTGAATTAATGGCTGAATTACCGGAAATAACCCATTATCCAAAAGCTCCCCTTTGCACCGGTGATCTGGATGAGCTTATTTTACAATTAAATGCGGCTAGTAGTGAAAAAGTGGCTAAGGTTAAGGTTGGGTTTTACGAGTCAGTGCGCGATGGGATGGTGGTTAATTTGCTACTTGATGCCGTTGCTTCCTTGCGTTTACGCTTAGATGCAAATCGAAGTTGGAATCAATCACAAGCCGCCGCATTTGCTAAGTATATTAAGCCAGCTAATCGCGCTAGAATTGATTTTATTGAAGAGCCTTGTAAAACCATGCATGATTCGTTGGCTTTTGCTCATCAAACTGGGATCGCAATCGCTTGGGATGAAAGTGTGCGTGAGCCTGGCTTTCAACTTAAAAAGCAGCCGGGCGTTAGCGCCATCATTGTTAAACCCACCTTACTGGGTAGCTTAAATCGTTGTAAGCAACTTATTGATGACGCACGTGCCTTGGGATTAGAGACTGTGATTAGCTCTAGTCTGGAAAGTAGTTTTGGCTTAACACAATTAGCTAGAATAGCCAGCTGGTTGACACCACAAACCGTGCCAGGATTAGATACCTTGTCTCTCCACCAGGCTCAACTTGTCCGTCAATGGCCTGAAAGTTCGTTACCGCTAATCGGATTAAATGAATTAGAACGAATATGGCAACATGAATGA
- the menB gene encoding 1,4-dihydroxy-2-naphthoyl-CoA synthase produces MQCLNKEQPYAAAQWHDHSAQFEDILYHKTKDGIAKITINRPHVRNAFRPQTVKEMIQALSDARYDNAIGCIILTGQGEKAFCAGGDQKIRGDYGGYRDDNGIHHLNILDFQRQIRTCPKPIVAMVAGYAIGGGHVLHMMCDLTIAADNAIFGQTGPKVGSFDGGWGASYMARIVGQKKAREIWFLCRQYDARSALDMGLVNQVVPYAELERETVSWCREMLKNSPMALRCLKAALNADCDGQAGLQELAGNATMLFYMTEEGQEGRNAFNEKRQPDFSTFERNP; encoded by the coding sequence ATGCAGTGTCTGAATAAAGAACAACCTTATGCTGCTGCCCAATGGCATGATCATTCGGCCCAATTTGAAGATATTCTTTATCATAAAACCAAAGATGGAATTGCTAAAATTACGATTAATCGTCCCCATGTTCGTAATGCATTTCGGCCGCAAACCGTCAAAGAGATGATCCAGGCATTATCTGATGCCCGTTACGATAATGCGATAGGCTGCATCATTTTAACCGGTCAGGGAGAGAAAGCCTTTTGTGCCGGTGGTGATCAGAAAATTCGTGGTGATTATGGTGGCTACCGAGATGATAATGGCATCCATCACTTGAATATTTTAGATTTTCAACGTCAAATTCGAACCTGCCCAAAGCCGATTGTTGCGATGGTTGCCGGTTATGCCATCGGCGGTGGGCATGTATTACATATGATGTGTGATTTAACCATTGCTGCTGACAATGCCATATTTGGCCAAACTGGTCCTAAGGTGGGTTCGTTTGATGGTGGTTGGGGCGCTTCTTATATGGCGCGTATTGTTGGGCAAAAAAAAGCGCGCGAAATTTGGTTCTTATGTCGCCAATATGATGCCCGGTCAGCCCTGGATATGGGATTGGTAAATCAGGTTGTGCCTTATGCTGAACTTGAGCGTGAAACGGTAAGCTGGTGCAGAGAAATGCTAAAAAACAGCCCAATGGCACTACGCTGTTTGAAAGCAGCGCTGAATGCGGATTGCGACGGCCAGGCAGGTTTACAAGAGTTAGCTGGTAATGCAACGATGTTGTTTTACATGACTGAGGAAGGACAGGAAGGCAGAAATGCTTTTAATGAAAAACGGCAACCTGATTTTTCAACCTTTGAGCGTAATCCATAA
- the menH gene encoding 2-succinyl-6-hydroxy-2,4-cyclohexadiene-1-carboxylate synthase — translation MLYTRRYHEKCAGTWLVWLHGLLGEGREWLPIIEQCANRPSLTIDLPGHGRSPHIQLANFSYLSRLIEQAIQANQIDSYYLIGYSLGGRIAMYYACQSHPTKLKALIVEGANVGLKRSTERLLRLKHDQSWAKRFRCEPMDNVLSDWYQQAVFHDLSAEQRQQLIAERANNCGEHVAHLLEMTSLGKQPFLVNKLLQRNYPFSYLCGEYDEKFCAISQQFSLPLIRIAEAGHNAHRSNPVAYAKAVERFLTFSDGRN, via the coding sequence ATGTTATATACACGACGATACCATGAAAAATGTGCGGGAACATGGTTAGTTTGGTTACATGGTTTACTTGGTGAAGGCCGTGAATGGCTACCTATTATTGAACAATGCGCTAATCGCCCATCACTGACAATTGATTTACCGGGACACGGACGTTCACCGCACATTCAGTTGGCAAATTTTTCTTACTTAAGTCGGCTAATTGAACAGGCAATTCAGGCTAATCAAATTGACAGTTATTATCTAATTGGCTATTCATTGGGTGGCAGGATCGCTATGTATTACGCCTGTCAGTCTCATCCTACTAAATTGAAAGCATTAATCGTTGAGGGGGCCAATGTTGGTTTAAAACGGTCAACTGAACGTCTACTACGTTTAAAGCATGATCAGTCTTGGGCAAAGCGCTTTCGATGTGAGCCTATGGATAATGTTTTATCTGATTGGTATCAACAAGCCGTCTTTCATGACTTATCTGCCGAGCAACGGCAACAATTAATTGCTGAGCGCGCAAATAATTGTGGCGAACATGTTGCTCATTTATTGGAAATGACTTCATTAGGTAAACAACCTTTTTTAGTCAATAAATTATTACAGCGAAACTACCCTTTCAGCTACCTCTGTGGTGAGTATGACGAAAAGTTTTGCGCTATTTCACAACAATTTTCGTTACCACTTATTCGGATAGCTGAGGCTGGGCATAATGCCCATCGTAGTAATCCTGTTGCTTATGCTAAAGCAGTGGAGCGTTTTTTAACATTTTCTGACGGAAGGAATTGA
- the menD gene encoding 2-succinyl-5-enolpyruvyl-6-hydroxy-3-cyclohexene-1-carboxylic-acid synthase, whose amino-acid sequence MSHSVFNRQWAEVILEALTRHGLSHVCIAPGSRSTPLTLAAAANCKLICHTHYDERGLGYFAMGLAKVVSKPVAVIVTSGTAVANLYPALIEAGLTGENIIFLTADRPAELIDCGANQAIRQSAIFADHPAQTLTLPSPSQNISAQWLLSTIDNAMNNLSHGALHINCPFAEPLYGEASTQIDWQNSLADWWQSSTPWLQGDVSHSLALVTDWHVWRQKKGLVIAGRMRPDEGAQVAQWAEMLGWPIISDVLSQTGQHLPCADLWLSIAAVKNILQNAQLVVQFGSSLTSKRLLEWQAQCQPEEYWIIDHIPGRLDPTNHRGRRLVSSVSNWLIAHPAVACLPWANALIDIVNSVYSGVTQQFEQQFSEAAIAHQLTQLLPTNGQLFVGNSLIVRLIDALCQLPANYPIYSNRGASGIDGLIATLAGVHAANAKPTLGIIGDISALYDLNSLNLLRACLAPMVLIVVNNNGGQIFSMLPTPEAERERFYCMPHQLQFKHAAAMFGLSYAAPSNWHELKDTINNYWQQDGKALMVELLVEGDQGAKTLNQLVNQMMQL is encoded by the coding sequence ATGTCGCATAGTGTTTTTAACCGTCAATGGGCGGAAGTCATTCTAGAAGCATTAACCCGACATGGATTAAGCCATGTTTGTATTGCACCAGGCTCTCGCTCTACCCCATTGACATTAGCCGCTGCGGCAAATTGTAAGTTAATTTGTCATACTCACTATGATGAACGCGGTTTAGGCTATTTTGCTATGGGCTTGGCAAAAGTGGTTAGCAAACCGGTGGCAGTTATTGTGACTTCTGGTACCGCAGTAGCTAACTTATATCCTGCTTTAATCGAAGCTGGCTTAACGGGTGAAAATATTATTTTCTTAACCGCCGACAGGCCAGCAGAATTAATTGATTGTGGCGCTAATCAGGCGATCCGGCAAAGCGCTATTTTTGCTGATCATCCGGCACAAACATTAACATTACCCAGCCCAAGCCAAAATATCAGTGCACAATGGTTGCTTAGTACCATTGACAATGCAATGAATAATCTTTCCCATGGCGCTTTGCATATCAATTGCCCATTTGCAGAACCTTTATATGGTGAAGCATCAACACAAATTGACTGGCAAAATTCACTAGCTGATTGGTGGCAATCTTCTACACCCTGGTTGCAAGGTGATGTCTCTCACTCGTTAGCATTGGTCACCGATTGGCATGTTTGGCGACAAAAAAAAGGTCTGGTGATCGCGGGCAGAATGCGGCCTGATGAGGGAGCGCAAGTTGCACAATGGGCAGAAATGCTAGGTTGGCCAATAATTAGTGATGTTTTATCACAAACAGGGCAACATTTACCCTGTGCGGATCTTTGGTTATCTATAGCAGCGGTGAAAAACATTTTGCAAAATGCCCAGTTAGTCGTCCAGTTTGGCTCAAGTTTAACTAGTAAACGTTTATTAGAATGGCAAGCACAATGCCAACCTGAAGAATATTGGATTATTGATCACATTCCTGGTCGTCTAGATCCGACTAATCATCGTGGTAGGCGATTGGTCAGTTCCGTATCTAACTGGTTAATTGCCCATCCGGCAGTTGCCTGTTTACCTTGGGCGAACGCATTGATAGATATTGTTAATAGTGTTTATAGCGGCGTCACGCAACAGTTTGAACAACAATTTTCAGAAGCGGCCATTGCTCATCAACTTACCCAATTGTTACCGACCAATGGGCAACTTTTTGTTGGTAATAGTTTGATTGTCAGATTGATTGATGCGCTCTGCCAATTACCGGCAAATTATCCAATCTATAGCAATCGTGGAGCTAGTGGCATTGATGGTCTGATTGCTACCCTAGCCGGTGTGCATGCGGCCAATGCGAAGCCTACGCTAGGCATCATCGGCGATATTTCTGCGCTTTATGACTTAAATAGTCTGAATTTATTACGTGCTTGCTTGGCACCTATGGTGTTGATTGTGGTGAATAATAATGGTGGCCAAATCTTCTCTATGCTACCTACCCCTGAAGCGGAAAGAGAACGTTTTTATTGCATGCCTCATCAGTTGCAATTTAAGCATGCGGCTGCCATGTTTGGTCTATCTTACGCGGCCCCGTCAAATTGGCATGAGTTGAAAGATACTATCAATAATTATTGGCAGCAGGATGGTAAGGCGTTAATGGTCGAATTGCTAGTAGAAGGTGATCAAGGCGCAAAAACACTCAATCAACTTGTTAACCAGATGATGCAATTATGA
- the menF gene encoding isochorismate synthase MenF translates to MVNISEFMASVYQFLSERQIDGESGQQYQFPLPADIKFPALDWLASQQFYPQFYWHHRDGHEEVALLGEVKHFTNIVDAEQFLQQQPATTTMRIWGLNAWQPLPDNEYYAGFVGDESYLFLPRIEFCYGQEKWILVVNIIDQQDLPHALQFLAELQLVKPISPLNSHIKQVQHLPEYPQWRDLTTQAVQLINSGVMDKVVIARQTDIQLTKPLNAASLMSASKAVNRQCYHFMLSFNAQHTFLSSTPERLYYRKFQQLYTEALAGTVVNSSDQLVRQTYSDWLMNDDKNQHENRLVVEDICQRLQNNCEKISVSSPDIILLRKIQHLRRLIRVTLRDASDSDCLKRLQPTAAVAGVPRKTAKHFLQQNEPICRGWYAGSAGYLSLNQSEFVVSLRCAHLNDDRLRLYAGAGIVNDSDPWQEWLEVENKAAGLQTLLNTEKFCCES, encoded by the coding sequence GTGGTTAATATTAGCGAGTTCATGGCAAGTGTTTATCAATTTTTATCTGAACGACAAATCGATGGGGAAAGTGGGCAACAATATCAATTTCCTTTACCCGCTGATATTAAATTTCCTGCCTTAGATTGGCTAGCCAGTCAGCAATTTTATCCTCAATTTTATTGGCATCATCGCGATGGTCATGAAGAAGTGGCTTTACTTGGTGAGGTAAAACATTTTACTAATATTGTTGATGCTGAACAATTTTTACAGCAACAACCCGCTACCACAACTATGCGGATCTGGGGATTGAATGCTTGGCAGCCACTGCCTGATAATGAATATTATGCTGGCTTTGTTGGTGATGAGAGCTATTTATTCTTACCGCGGATCGAGTTTTGTTATGGTCAGGAAAAGTGGATATTAGTTGTCAATATTATTGATCAACAAGATCTGCCACACGCCCTGCAATTTTTAGCCGAATTGCAATTGGTTAAACCTATTTCTCCACTTAATAGTCATATTAAGCAAGTTCAACATCTGCCTGAATACCCACAGTGGCGCGATTTAACCACTCAGGCAGTACAACTGATTAATAGTGGGGTGATGGATAAAGTTGTTATTGCCCGCCAAACGGATATTCAATTAACAAAACCGTTAAATGCGGCCAGTCTGATGTCGGCAAGTAAAGCGGTTAATCGTCAATGTTATCATTTTATGTTGTCCTTTAACGCTCAACATACCTTTTTATCATCAACGCCTGAGCGACTCTATTATCGCAAATTTCAACAACTTTATACTGAAGCATTAGCTGGAACGGTAGTCAATTCATCCGATCAGTTAGTCAGGCAAACCTATTCGGATTGGTTAATGAACGATGATAAAAATCAGCATGAAAATCGACTGGTGGTAGAGGATATTTGTCAAAGATTACAAAATAATTGTGAAAAGATTAGTGTTTCCTCACCTGATATTATTTTATTACGTAAAATTCAGCATCTGCGTCGTCTTATTCGCGTCACACTACGTGATGCTAGTGATAGCGACTGTCTAAAACGTCTACAGCCGACAGCTGCGGTTGCTGGTGTGCCGAGAAAAACAGCTAAGCATTTTTTACAGCAAAATGAGCCTATTTGCCGTGGTTGGTATGCAGGTAGTGCCGGCTATTTATCACTGAATCAAAGTGAATTTGTTGTTTCTTTACGTTGTGCACACCTGAATGATGATCGTCTTCGACTTTATGCCGGTGCCGGTATCGTTAACGATTCAGATCCCTGGCAAGAATGGCTTGAGGTGGAAAATAAGGCCGCAGGTTTACAAACATTGCTAAATACGGAAAAATTTTGTTGTGAAAGTTGA
- the nuoN gene encoding NADH-quinone oxidoreductase subunit NuoN, which produces MTITFEQLIALSPLLIVGLLVVIVMLSIAWRRLHLLNATLTIAGFIIALVACFLIGDKLPLEVTPLIYVDKYSLFYSALILLAGIGTAIYAYGWLTGYPDNKEEFYLLLTIAVAGGILLSMANHLATLFIGIELISLPLFGLVGYAFTQKRSLEASIKYMLLSAAASAFLLFGMALLYAESGSLLFAKLGLSLNEHIIHYPVIMVGVGMMLVGIGFKLSFVPFQLWTPDVYQGAPAPVATFLATASKIAIFAVLMRLLMTSPLAESQALLLVLSIIAIASILFGNLMAISQRSIKRLLGYSSIAHMGYLLLPLIALQTDSGAAQITVAIYFMGYLLASLGAFGVVSILSSPYCGDDKDDINVYRGLYWRQPALAIILTIMMLSLAGIPITLGFIGKFYLIITAINAELWWLTAVVIIGSAMGLYYYLRFMASLYSREPIANGQAHKQLNVNLATLFALLCAVMTILLGIWPQPLFEIALAALAA; this is translated from the coding sequence ATGACCATAACTTTTGAACAATTGATCGCATTGTCACCACTTTTGATCGTTGGGCTATTAGTGGTGATTGTGATGTTATCCATTGCCTGGCGGCGTCTTCATTTACTCAATGCCACTTTAACAATAGCCGGTTTTATTATTGCGCTAGTGGCCTGCTTCTTAATTGGCGATAAATTACCGCTTGAAGTCACGCCATTAATCTATGTAGATAAATATTCACTCTTTTATAGTGCACTGATTTTGCTTGCTGGTATTGGCACAGCAATTTATGCCTATGGATGGCTTACAGGATACCCTGATAATAAAGAAGAATTTTATTTATTATTAACTATCGCGGTTGCAGGCGGGATCTTGTTATCAATGGCCAACCATTTAGCAACCTTATTCATTGGTATTGAATTAATTTCATTGCCATTATTTGGCTTGGTTGGCTATGCCTTTACCCAGAAGCGTTCATTAGAAGCTAGCATTAAATATATGTTGCTATCCGCCGCTGCCTCTGCATTTTTATTGTTCGGTATGGCATTACTTTATGCTGAATCAGGCAGTTTGCTATTTGCCAAATTAGGTTTAAGCCTAAATGAGCATATTATTCATTATCCAGTCATTATGGTTGGTGTTGGCATGATGTTGGTTGGAATTGGTTTTAAACTCTCTTTTGTCCCTTTTCAATTGTGGACACCGGATGTTTATCAAGGTGCGCCTGCACCGGTAGCAACATTTTTGGCAACCGCTAGTAAGATCGCTATTTTTGCGGTTTTAATGCGTTTACTAATGACATCACCGCTAGCAGAAAGTCAGGCATTATTGTTAGTACTTAGCATTATTGCCATTGCTTCTATCCTGTTTGGTAATTTAATGGCCATATCGCAGCGGAGTATTAAACGGCTGCTAGGTTACTCATCTATTGCCCATATGGGATATTTATTGCTGCCGTTAATTGCGTTACAGACTGATAGTGGTGCAGCGCAAATTACTGTAGCAATCTATTTTATGGGGTATTTATTGGCCAGTTTAGGGGCTTTTGGCGTTGTCAGTATTCTATCTAGTCCTTACTGTGGTGATGATAAAGACGATATTAATGTTTATCGGGGATTATATTGGCGCCAACCAGCACTGGCGATTATTTTGACCATCATGATGCTGTCTTTAGCGGGCATACCAATTACCCTAGGTTTTATTGGTAAATTTTATCTGATTATTACTGCAATTAATGCCGAATTATGGTGGTTAACAGCAGTTGTTATTATCGGTAGTGCGATGGGTTTATACTATTATTTACGTTTTATGGCTAGTTTATATAGCCGTGAGCCAATAGCTAATGGCCAAGCGCACAAACAATTAAATGTTAATTTAGCCACTTTATTTGCGTTATTATGTGCCGTTATGACAATTTTATTGGGAATATGGCCACAACCTTTGTTTGAGATTGCACTTGCTGCCTTGGCAGCATAA
- the nuoM gene encoding NADH-quinone oxidoreductase subunit M, which translates to MLLPWLILFPFIGGVLCWQSERFNQRAPRYLALLVMGLTLLLSVLLWLQGNYSLTNTLALPQWQAIFFMPWITPLGINIALAIDGLSLLMIVLTAIMGIFSVLSSWSENQPNQGAYHFHLMWILAGVMGIFLAVDLFLFFFFWEMMLIPMYFLIANWGHKGSEERAHVNAATKFFIYTQASGLIMLVAIVALALIHYQSSGNWSFAYHDLLNTEMSALTQYLLMLGFFIAFAVKMPLVPFHGWMADTQEQSPTAGSVDISGIMLKTAAYGLLRFTLPLFPTASIQFTPIAMTLGVISIFYGAWLAFKQTDIKRLVAYSSLSHMGFVTVAIYAGSTLAYQGAVLQMIANGLSGAALIIISGQLYERTGTRDMRMMGGLWKRVMWLPALSLFFAVATLGMPGTGNFVGEFMILFGTFGQFKLVTTIMVFGVVFASIYALWMMQQVYYGSVKSEKALPALNGREMLVLLTLALLLVVLGFYPQPVLDTSKNVMESLHSLYSISFSTLRP; encoded by the coding sequence ATGCTATTACCTTGGCTAATACTTTTTCCCTTCATCGGTGGTGTACTTTGCTGGCAGTCCGAACGATTTAATCAACGGGCACCACGCTATTTGGCACTGCTTGTGATGGGGTTAACACTGCTCCTCTCTGTACTACTTTGGTTACAGGGAAATTATTCGTTGACTAATACTTTAGCATTACCTCAATGGCAGGCGATCTTTTTCATGCCATGGATCACGCCATTAGGTATTAATATTGCCTTGGCCATTGATGGTTTATCATTACTAATGATAGTGCTAACGGCTATCATGGGGATTTTTTCGGTATTGAGTTCGTGGAGTGAAAATCAACCAAATCAAGGTGCTTATCACTTTCATTTGATGTGGATTCTAGCCGGAGTGATGGGAATTTTCCTGGCGGTAGATCTGTTTTTGTTTTTCTTCTTCTGGGAAATGATGTTGATCCCAATGTATTTTCTGATTGCTAATTGGGGACATAAAGGCTCGGAAGAACGCGCACATGTCAATGCAGCTACTAAGTTTTTTATTTATACCCAAGCAAGTGGCTTGATTATGTTGGTGGCGATTGTGGCATTGGCGTTAATTCATTATCAGTCATCGGGTAATTGGTCGTTTGCCTATCACGATCTGTTAAATACCGAAATGTCAGCGCTGACGCAGTATCTGTTAATGCTAGGATTTTTTATTGCATTTGCGGTGAAAATGCCTTTGGTACCTTTTCACGGCTGGATGGCAGACACACAAGAACAATCGCCAACAGCTGGCTCCGTTGATATTTCAGGTATCATGCTTAAAACGGCGGCTTATGGTTTATTGCGTTTCACATTACCGCTATTTCCGACCGCATCGATTCAATTTACCCCTATTGCGATGACGCTAGGTGTTATCAGTATATTTTATGGTGCATGGTTAGCATTCAAACAGACAGATATCAAACGCCTGGTCGCTTATAGCAGTTTGTCGCATATGGGCTTTGTTACCGTCGCTATTTATGCCGGTTCTACCCTTGCTTACCAAGGAGCAGTGTTACAAATGATAGCTAATGGCCTGTCAGGTGCGGCTTTAATCATTATCAGTGGTCAACTTTATGAACGTACCGGAACCCGTGATATGCGCATGATGGGGGGATTATGGAAACGGGTCATGTGGCTACCTGCACTATCACTATTTTTTGCTGTGGCAACATTGGGAATGCCGGGTACCGGAAATTTTGTTGGTGAATTTATGATCCTATTTGGTACTTTTGGGCAATTTAAATTGGTGACAACGATTATGGTATTCGGTGTGGTATTTGCGTCTATCTATGCCCTTTGGATGATGCAACAGGTCTATTATGGTAGCGTAAAATCAGAAAAAGCACTGCCCGCTTTAAATGGTCGCGAGATGTTGGTTTTACTGACATTAGCATTGTTATTAGTGGTATTAGGTTTTTATCCGCAACCCGTGTTAGATACTTCAAAAAATGTGATGGAATCGCTGCACAGTTTGTATTCTATTTCGTTTTCAACCTTAAGGCCATAA